The Tenrec ecaudatus isolate mTenEca1 chromosome 6, mTenEca1.hap1, whole genome shotgun sequence genome has a window encoding:
- the LOC142450967 gene encoding olfactory receptor 6C1-like, producing MRNHTATTEFILLGLSEDPNLQIVIFVFLFITYMLSITGNLTIITLTLSDAHLKTPMYFFLRNFSLLEVSFTSVCIPKFLHTIITGDKTISFNDCIAQLFFLILLGVTEFYLLAAMSYDRYVAICKPLHYVTIMNRRVCTLLVFSSWLTSFLIVFPGLLLLLQFDYCRSNIIDHFTCDYVPLLQLSCSDTKFLDLMSFSCAVFTLMFTLTLIILSYVSIIRTILRIPSRSQRTKAFSTCSSHMIVISISFGSCIFMYIKPSAKETVPLRKGVSLLNISVAPMLNPFIYSLRNQQVKQAFMDMARKILFFTNKCQYVMS from the coding sequence ATGAGAAACCATACAGCAACAACAGAGTTCATCCTCCTGGGATTGTCGGAAGACCCAAACCTTCAGATTGTGATTTTTGTCTTCCTGTTCATCACCTACATGCTCAGCATCACAGGGAACTTGACCATTATCACCCTTACCCTGTCAGATGCACACCTCAAAACCCCTATGTATTTTTTCCTGAGGAATTTCTCCTTGTTAGAAGTTTCATTCACATCGGTTTGTATACCCAAGTTCCTGCACACCATTATCACAGGAGATAAAACTATTTCCTTCAATGATTGCATCGctcagttattttttttaattctcttggGGGTCACTGAATTTTACCTTCTGGCTGCCATGTCCTATGATCGGTATGTGGCCATCTGCAAACCCCTGCATTACGTGACCATCATGAATCGGAGAGTCTGCACACTGCTGGTCTTCTCTTCATGGCTGACTTCATTCCTCATCGTGTTCCCTGGGCTCCTGTTGCTCTTACAGTTTGACTATTGTCGCTCTAACATCATTGACCATTTTACCTGTGATTATGTTCCCCTCCTCCAACTTTCTTGTTCAGACACAAAATTCCTAGATCTAATGAGCTTTTCCTGTGCTGTGTTTACTCTAATGTTCACTTTGACATTAATAATTCTGTCTTACGTCTCTATCATCAGAACAATTTTGAGAATCCCTTCCAGGAGCCAGAGGACAAAGGCCTTTTCCACATGTTCTTCCCACATGATTGTCATCTCCATCTCTTTTGGCAGCTGCATTTTCATGTATATTAAACCCTCAGCAAAAGAGACAGTGCCCTTGCGCAAGGGTGTATCTTTGCTAAATATTTCAGTAGCTCCCATGTTGAATCCCTTTATTTACAGTCTAAGGAATCAACAAGTCAAGCAAGCCTTCATGGACATGGCAaggaagattttattttttacaaacaaatgtcaGTATGTCATGTCTTGA